A window from Peromyscus eremicus chromosome 5, PerEre_H2_v1, whole genome shotgun sequence encodes these proteins:
- the Card19 gene encoding caspase recruitment domain-containing protein 19 isoform X2, which produces MTDQTYCDRLVQDTPFLTGQGRLSEQQVDRIILQLNRYYPQILTNKEAEKFRNPKASLRVRLCDLLSHLQQRGERHCQEFYRALYIHAQPLHNHLPSRYTLRPMSFLAGLGLAAGLALLLYCCPPDPKVLPGTRRVLAFSPVIIDRHVSRYLLAFLADDLGGV; this is translated from the exons ATGACAG ATCAGACCTACTGTGACCGGCTGGTACAGGACACACCTTTCCTGACAGGACAGGGTCGCCTAAGCGAGCAACAAGTGGACAGGATCATCCTCCAGTTGAACCGCTACTACCCACAAATCCTTACCAACAAGGAGGCCGAAAAG TTCCGGAACCCCAAGGCGTCCCTGCGTGTGCGGCTCTGCGACCTCCTGAGCCACCTACAGCAGCGTGGGGAGCGGCACTGTCAGGAATTCTACCGAGCGCTCTACATCCATGCCCAGCCCCTGCACAACCACCTGCCCAGCCGCTACACCCTTC GACCCATGAGCTTCCTGGCAGGCCTAGGCCTGGCCGCGGGCCTGGCCCTCCTCCTCTACTGCTGCCCTCCAG ACCCCAAAGTGCTGCCTGGGACCCGTCGCGTCCTTGCCTTCTCGCCCGTCATCATTGACAGGCATGTCAGCCGCTACCTGTTGGCCTTCCTGGCAGATGACCTCGGAGGGGTCTGA
- the Card19 gene encoding caspase recruitment domain-containing protein 19 isoform X1, translated as MTDQTYCDRLVQDTPFLTGQGRLSEQQVDRIILQLNRYYPQILTNKEAEKFRNPKASLRVRLCDLLSHLQQRGERHCQEFYRALYIHAQPLHNHLPSRYTLQNSDCRELDWDSDSRELSDRGPMSFLAGLGLAAGLALLLYCCPPDPKVLPGTRRVLAFSPVIIDRHVSRYLLAFLADDLGGV; from the exons ATGACAG ATCAGACCTACTGTGACCGGCTGGTACAGGACACACCTTTCCTGACAGGACAGGGTCGCCTAAGCGAGCAACAAGTGGACAGGATCATCCTCCAGTTGAACCGCTACTACCCACAAATCCTTACCAACAAGGAGGCCGAAAAG TTCCGGAACCCCAAGGCGTCCCTGCGTGTGCGGCTCTGCGACCTCCTGAGCCACCTACAGCAGCGTGGGGAGCGGCACTGTCAGGAATTCTACCGAGCGCTCTACATCCATGCCCAGCCCCTGCACAACCACCTGCCCAGCCGCTACACCCTTC AAAACTCAGATTGCAGAGAGCTGGACTGGGACAGTGACAGCCGTGAGCTGAGTGACAGGG GACCCATGAGCTTCCTGGCAGGCCTAGGCCTGGCCGCGGGCCTGGCCCTCCTCCTCTACTGCTGCCCTCCAG ACCCCAAAGTGCTGCCTGGGACCCGTCGCGTCCTTGCCTTCTCGCCCGTCATCATTGACAGGCATGTCAGCCGCTACCTGTTGGCCTTCCTGGCAGATGACCTCGGAGGGGTCTGA